A section of the Malus sylvestris chromosome 17, drMalSylv7.2, whole genome shotgun sequence genome encodes:
- the LOC126609895 gene encoding histone-lysine N-methyltransferase ATXR3-like has translation MGDGGVTCMPLQHNIMDRFPIQEKTTVCGGKNGNNGFNSKTVKKKKIVKVMKPKKKVVKNPVSSKNVESEKSELGLDKGASSATKEAENGEIAEEKEEVEEGELGTLKWPKVEEENGEFVPEKSRRSEIEKGEIVGEKCRRSEVEKAEFLSGKWRRGDIEKGEVVPERSRKVEAEFGSWRPPKDDIEKGEFIPDRWQKGEGARDDYTPSKFRRYDIGKDRSWKFDRERTPPSGKYSNDDPFRRKENRSGSQQIKSIARWESGLDRNTRISSKIVDEDSAYRNEYSNGKCHPRDYPSINRLKRFGTDTSIGERKNYGDYGDYPGAKFRRVSDDTNRSAHPEHYSRSSVERSYRNPSSSRVAADKYSSRPYESTLSSRVVYDRHGRSPGLPGHSERSPHDRARYFDHRDRSPLRRERSPYVHERFPYGREKSPHGRERSPYVREKSPYSREKSPHGREKSPHGRERSPHGRVKSPFRRERSPYGRERSPYGRERSPYDRSHQYDHRNRSLSPHDRPRYHDRRNRTPNYLERSPHDRSRPNNHRDTSRKSGASERRNSHHGNRGQEDKPVQKDPCGKDSHSTAKESLDRSTVPDVNVSVETNSNCESHKEEPSQIPSVNCTENSHISVAPPEELLSMEEDMDICDTPPHVPVIADSSAGKWFYLDYYGVERGPSKLCELKALVEEGALVSDHMVKHSDSDRWVTVENAVSPLVTIHFPSLVSDSITRLVSPPEAPGNLLADTGDTAQYDAQSGKDTAITLLPPGFGADVGGAASEPLEDLHIEERVGALMEGFAVIPGRELEAVGEVLQMSFEYAQRDGWENTAGFSQGHDAELYDQKTEEPGYSDIKIKEAAEIWLTAPSDKDAGFACGDSDEWFSDRWSCKGGDWKRNEEASQERSSRKKFVVNYGFPLCQMPKSGYEDPRWHRKDELYYPSQSRRLDLPTWGFSCPGEINDCSGVSRTTQVKPTVIKGTMLPVVRINACVVKDHGSFVSEPRIKARGMERYTSRSSRSYSSGSDGKRSSGEGDTQLKPVGERRSQGSSKCITSINTNKDRICTVDELKLHLGDWYYLDGAGHEQGPSSFSELQVLVDQGVILKHSSVFRKFDKVWVPVTSAAETSEATHMNQHEKNTRSSDTSGPAPSQSKNALFEESSSKSSWLHNLHPQFIGYTCGKLHELVMKSYKSREFAAAINDVLDPWINAKQPKKEVEKQMYWKTDGDARNAKRARLLIDESEEDYDMGDDLLTVEKDESTFEDLCGDASFYRENSGSYGSEMGSWGLLDGQVLARVFHFLRLDMNSLSFASLTCKHWRAAVMFYKDISRQVDFSSLGPNCTDSAIVNIMSGYGKEKINSMVLIGCTNITPRTLEEILSSLPCLSTIDIRGCNQFGELVIKFQNLNWIKSRSSSGTKIFEESYSKIRSLKQISEKSSSVSRSKVLGNDMDDFSELKVYFDSVDKRETANLSFRGSLYKRSKLFDARRSSSILSRDARMRRLSIKKSEHGYKKIEEFVASSLKDIMKDNPYDFFVPKVAEIQDKMRNGHYIRRGLSSVKEDISRMCRDAIKAKNRGDAGDMNHIITLFIQLATRLEVATKSSNERDELIKSWEDDTFAGFSSSSKCRKKINKVAPERKYSNRSNGTVNGSLDYGEYASDREIRRRLSRLNKKSMDSESETSDDMDKSSEYSKSNSDSTSSDTESDSEVRSQSQTGQSRADGSSTPDEGFDSMTDDREWGARMTKSSLVPPVTRKYEVIEEYVIVSNEEDVKRKMQVSLPDDYVEKLNSQKNGIEESDMELPEVKDYKPRKMLGDEVIEQEVYGIDPYSHNLLLDSMPEEFDWPLAEKHMFIEDVLLRTLNKQVRRYTGSGNTPMMVPLHPVVEEILNGAEEDGDVRTVRMCQAILKAIESRHDDKYVAYRKGLGVVCNKEGGFGEEDFVVEFLGEVYPVWKWFEKQDGIRSLQKNNKDPAPEFYNIYLERPKGDADGYDLVVVDAMHKANYASRICHSCRPNCEAKVTAVDGRYQIGIYTVQKIQYGEEVTFDYNSVTESKEEYEASVCLCGSQVCRGSYLNLTGEGAFQKVLKEWHGALDRHQLMLEACELNSVSEEDYLELGRAGLGSCLLGGLPDWVIAYSARLVRFINFERTKLPEEILKHNLEEKRKYFSDIFLEVEKSDAEVQAEGVYNQRLQNLAVTLDKVRYVMKCAFGNPKDAPPPLERLSPEEAVSFLWKGEGSLVQELLQSMAPHVEENLLNDLRMKILARDPSGSDDIWKELKRSLLWLRDEVRNLPCTYKSRNDAAADLIHIYAYTRCFIRIREYKTVTSPPVFISPLDLGPKYTETLGSGFQEYCKMYGENYCLGQLIFWYSQTSAEPDCSLARASRGCLSLPDFSSFYAKVQKPSRQRVYGPRTVKFMLARMEKQPQRPWPKDRIWSFSNSPKVIASPMLDAVVNKSHLDREMVHWLKHRPAIFQAMWDR, from the exons ATGGGCGATGGAGGCGTCACATGCATGCCTTTGCAGCATAATATCATGGACAGGTTTCCAATTCAGGAGAAGACTACTGTTTGCGGAGGCAAGAACGGTAACAATGGATTCAATTCCAAGACggttaagaagaagaagatagtgAAGGTAATGAAGCCCAAGAAGAAAGTTGTCAAGAACCCTGTGTCTTCAAAGAACGTGGAGTCCGAAAAAAGTGAACTGGGATTGGATAAAGGTGCTAGCAGTGCGACTAAGGAAGCTGAGAATGGTGAAATTGctgaggagaaggaggaagtgGAAGAGGGTGAATTGGGGACTTTGAAGTGGCCCAAAGTTGAAGAAGAGAATGGTGAATTTGTGCCAGAGAAGTCGAGAAGAAGTGAGATTGAGAAGGGAGAGATTGTTGGTGAGAAGTGCAGGAGAAGTGAGGTGGAGAAAGCAGAGTTCCTTTCAGGGAAATGGCGAAGAGGGGACATAGAGAAAGGAGAGGTTGTTCCAGAGAGGAGCAGAAAAGTCGAAGCCGAATTCGGGTCCTGGAGACCTCCCAAGGATGATATTGAGAAAGGTGAGTTCATTCCAGATAGATGGCAGAAAGGGGAAGGGGCCAGAGATGACTACACTCCCAGTAAATTCCGCAGGTATGATATTGGTAAGGACAGGAGCTGGAAATTTGATCGTGAGCGTACGCCACCTTCGGGGAAGTATTCAAATGATGACCCTTTTAGAAGGAAAGAAAATAGAAGTGGAAGCCAGCAGATCAAGAGTATTGCCAGGTGGGAGAGTGGCCTTGACAGGAATACGAGGATCAGTTCCAAAATTGTTGATGAGGACAGTGCGTACAGAAATGAGTACAGCAATGGTAAGTGCCACCCCAGAGACTACCCTTCTATTAATCGGTTAAAAAGGTTTGGTACTGATACAAGTATCGGTGAGCGAAAGAATTATGGAGACTATGGGGATTATCCAGGTGCAAAATTTCGTAGGGTTTCTGATGACACCAATCGCTCTGCCCACCCTGAGCATTATTCACGCAGTTCTGTGGAGAGGTCTTATCGGAATCCTTCATCATCAAGAGTTGCAGCAGACAAGTACTCCTCCAGGCCTTATGAATCTACTTTGTCTTCCAGGGTAGTTTATGACAGGCATGGGAGAAGTCCTGGACTTCCAGGTCATTCTGAGCGATCCCCACATGATCGGGCCCGTTATTTTGATCACCGGGACAGAAGCCCATTGCGCCGTGAAAGATCTCCATATGTCCATGAGAGGTTTCCATATGGTCGGGAGAAATCACCGCATGGCCGTGAGAGATCACCGTATGTTCGTGAAAAATCACCGTATAGTCGTGAGAAATCACCACATGGCCGTGAGAAATCACCACATGGCCGGGAGAGATCACCACATGGCCGCGTGAAATCACCATTCAGGCGCGAGAGATCACCATATGGACGAGAGAGATCACCTTATGGTCGCGAGAGATCTCCATATGACAGGAGCCATCAATACGATCACAGGAACCGGAGTCTGTCTCCACACGATCGACCTCGATACCATGACCGCAGGAATCGCACTCCAAATTATTTGGAACGGTCCCCTCATGATCGGAGTAGACCTAATAATCATCGAGACACAAGTCGAAAAAGTGGAGCAAGTGAAAGGCGCAACTCCCATCACGGTAATAGGGGGCAAGAAGATAAACCGGTGCAGAAGGATCCCTGTGGAAAAGACTCACATTCGACTGCTAAAGAATCTCTAGATAGAAGCACTGTGCCTGATGTTAATGTATCTGTGGAGACAAATTCCAACTGTGAGTCTCACAAAGAAGAACCGTCTCAAATTCCAAGTGTAAATTGCACCGAAAATTCTCATATCAGTGTAGCCCCTCCTGAAGAGCTGCTTTCGATGGAAGAAGATATGGATATATGTGATACACCACCACATGTCCCGGTAATTGCTGATTCATCCGCCGGGAAATGGTTTTACCTCGATTATTATGGTGTGGAACGTGGACCTTCAAAATTGTGTGAGCTTAAAGCACTTGTTGAAGAAGGGGCTCTTGTGTCTGACCACATGGTCAAGCACTCGGATAGTGATAGGTGGGTAACTGTTGAAAATGCAGTTTCACCACTGGTGACCATACATTTCCCATCCCTTGTATCAGACTCTATAACTCGACTAGTAAGCCCTCCAGAAGCTCCTGGTAATCTATTGGCAGATACTGGAGATACTGCGCAATATGATGCTCAGAGTGGGAAGGACACAGCAATCACTTTGCTGCCGCCAGGATTTGGCGCAGATGTTGGTGGAGCTGCTTCTGAGCCTTTAGAAGATCTCCATATTGAAGAAAGGGTTGGAGCTCTGATGGAGGGTTTTGCGGTTATTCCTGGCAGGGAGCTTGAAGCTGTGGGAG AAGTTCTGCAAATGTCATTTGAATATGCACAACGAGATGGATGGGAAAACACTGCAG GTTTCAGTCAAGGCCACGATGCTGAACTGTATGATCAGAAAACCGAGGAACCCGGCTATTCTGACATTAAAATAAAGGAAGCTGCAGAAATCTGGCTGACTGCACCTTCTGACAAGGACGCTGGTTTTGCTTGTGGTGATTCTGATGAATGGTTTTCTGATCGGTGGTCATGCAAGGGTGGTGATTGGAAGAGGAATGAAGAAGCTTCACAAGAGAGGTCTTCTAGGAAGAAATTTGTTGTCAATTATGGTTTCCCATTATGCCAGATGCCAAAGTCTGGTTATGAAGACCCTCGATGGCATAGAAAAGATGAATTGTATTATCCTTCGCAAAGTAGAAGACTTGATCTACCTACTTGGGGTTTTTCATGTCCAGGTGAGATAAATGATTGTAGTGGCGTGAGCAGAACAACTCAAGTTAAGCCTACTGTCATAAAAGGAACTATGCTTCCGGTAGTAAGGATAAATGCATGCGTGGTTAAAGACCATGGTTCATTTGTTTCTGAGCCTCGCATAAAAGCCCGTGGTATGGAGAGGTACACGTCAAGGTCTTCTCGGTCATATTCTTCAGGTAGTGATGGGAAGAGATCATCGGGAGAAGGTGACACCCAGTTGAAACCAGTTGGTGAACGACGGTCACAGGGCTCTTCAAAATGCATTACGTCTATTAACACCAACAAAGACCGTATTTGCACAGTCGATGAATTGAAATTGCACTTGGGTGACTGGTACTACCTGGATGGTGCTGGGCACGAACAAGGACCTTCATCATTTTCTGAGCTACAGGTCTTGGTTGATCAAGGAGTGATCTTAAAACATAGTAGTGTTTTCCGGAAATTTGATAAAGTCTGGGTTCCTGTGACATCTGCTGCAGAGACTTCTGAAGCTACTCATATGAATCAGCATGAGAAGAACACAAGATCTAGTGATACTTCAGGACCTGCTCCTTCACAATCTAAAAATGCTTTATTTGAAGAATCGAGCTCAAAGTCGAGTTGGTTGCACAACCTGCATCCTCAATTCATTGGTTATACGTGCGGAAAGCTTCATGAACTGGTGATGAAATCTTACAAAAGCCGGGAGTTTGCTGCGGCCATAAATGATGTTCTAGATCCATGGATTAATGCAAAGCAGCCAAAGAAAGAGGTGGAGAAGCAAATGTACTGGAAAACAG ATGGTGATGCACGTAATGCCAAAAGAGCCCGGTTGCTGAttgatgaaagtgaagaagacTATGACATGGGAGATGATTTGCTAACAGTTGAAAAGGATGAGTCTACATTTGAGGATCTATGTGGTGATGCTTCTTTCTACAGAGAAAATAGTGGGAGTTATGGCTCAGAGATGGGAAGCTGGGGTTTATTAGACGGGCAAGTGCTGGCACGAGTCTTTCATTTTCTGAGATTAGACATGAATTCCCtttcctttgcttctttgaccTGTAAGCACTGGAGAGCTGCTGTCATGTTTTATAAGGATATTTCAAGACAGGTCGATTTTTCATCCTTGGGTCCTAACTGCACTGATTCAGCGATTGTGAACATTATG AGTGGTTATGGTAAAGAAAAGATTAACTCTATGGTTCTGATTGGTTGCACCAACATCACCCCCCGCACTCTTGAAGAGATCCTTAGTTCACTTCCTTGTTTATCTACCATAGATATCAGAGGCTGCAACCAGTTTGGCGAGTTGGTCATCAAGTTTCAGAATCTGAACTGGATTAAGAGCCGAAGTTCATCTGGTACGAAGATATTTGAGGAATCCTACTCGAAAATTAGGAGTCTAAAGCAGATCAGTGAGAAATCTTCATCTGTTTCTAGAAGTAAGGTTCTAGGCAATgatatggatgattttagtgaaCTGAAAGTGTACTTTGATAGTGTGGATAAGAGAGAAACTGCAAATCTATCATTCCGGGGAAGTTTGTACAAACGTTCAAAACTATTTGATGCTAGACGGTCCTCATCCATTCTATCTAGGGATGCTCGCATGAGGCGGTTGTCCATTAAGAAATCTGAACACGGTTACAAGAAGATTGAGGAATTTGTTGCTTCAAGTCTGAAGGATATCATGAAAGACAATCCCTATGATTTCTTTGTGCCCAAG GTTGCTGAAATTCAGGATAAAATGAGAAATGGTCATTACATACGCCGAGGATTGAGTTCTGTCAAGGAGGATATCAGTCGAATGTGCAGGGATGCAATAAA AGCAAAGAATCGGGGGGATGCTGGAGACATGAATCACATTATAACATTGTTTATTCAACTTGCTACACGTTTAGAAGTGGCTACTAAGTCTTCTAATGAAAGAGATGAGCTGATTAAGTCATGGGAAGATGATACATTTGCAGGGTTCTCTTCATCCTCCAAGTGTAGAAAGAAGATCAATAAAGTAGCACCTGAAAGGAAGTACTCGAATAGGAGTAATGGCACTGTGAATGGTAGTTTGGATTATGGAGAGTATGCATCTGATCGAGAAATCAGAAGGCGTTTATCCAGATTGAATAAAAAATCTATGGATTCAGAAAGTGAAACCTCTGATGATATGGACAAGTCTTCTGAATATAGCAAGAGCAATAGTGATAGTACTTCTTCAGATACAGAAAGTGACTCCGAAGTGAGGTCACAAAGTCAAACTGGGCAGTCAAGAGCAGATGGAAGCTCTACACCTGATGAGGGTTTTGATTCTATGACTGATGATCGGGAGTGGGGTGCTCGCATGACAAAATCAAGCTTGGTTCCTCCTGTTACGAGGAAATATGAAGTTATTGAGGAATATGTTATTGTATCCAATGAGGAGGATGTGAAACGGAAGATGCAGGTATCTTTACCAgatgattatgttgagaaaCTTAATTCTCAGAAGAATGGAATTGAGGAGTCGGATATGGAGCTTCCTGAAGTAAAGGATTACAAGCCAAGGAAAATGCTTGGAGATGAAGTTATAGAGCAAGAAGTTTATGGAATTGATCCTTATAGCCACAATCTTTTACTTGACTCCATGCCAGAGGAGTTCGACTGGCCTCTTGCGGAGAAGCATATGTTTATCGAAGATGTGCTCCTTCGCACATTGAATAAGCAAGTCAGGCGGTACACTGGGAGTGGAAATACTCCCATGATGGTTCCCTTGCATCCTGTTGTTGAAGAAATCCTAAACGGTGCTGAGGAGGATGGTGATGTGCGAACTGTTAGGATGTGTCAGGCTATTTTGAAGGCCATAGAGAGCCGACATGATGATAAGTATGTGGCATATAGAAAG GGGCTTGGTGTCGTTTGCAACAAAGAAGGCGGCTTTGGAGAAGAAGATTTTGTTGTGGAATTTTTGGGGGAG GTTTATCCTGTTTGGAAATGGTTCGAGAAGCAAGACGGGATTCGATCTTTGCAGAAGAATAATAAAGATCCAGCTCCAGAGTTTTACAACATTTATCTTGAAAGACCCAAG GGTGATGCCGATGGGTATGATCTAGTCGTTGTGGATGCCATGCATAAGGCAAACTATGCAAGTAGAATTTGTCACTCATGCCGACCTAATTGCGAAGCAAA AGTTACTGCTGTAGATGGTCGTTACCAAATTGGAATCTACACTGTACAAAAAATTCAATATGGTGAGGAGGTGACATTCGATTACAATTCCGTTACAGAG AGTAAGGAAGAATACGAAGCATCAGTTTGTTTGTGTGGCAGCCAAGTTTGCCGGGGAAGCTACTTAAATTTGACAGGCGAAGGTGCTTTTCAAAAG GTGCTGAAAGAGTGGCATGGAGCTCTTGATCGTCATCAGTTAATGCTGGAGGCTTGTGAGTTAAATTCAGTATCTGAGGAGGACTATCTTGAGTTGGGAAGGGCTGGTTTAGGCAGTTGCTTGCTGGGTGGGTTGCCAGATTGGGTGATTGCATATTCAGCTCGCTTG GTGAGgtttataaattttgaaagaACAAAGCTTCCTGAGGAGATTTTAAAGCACAATTTGGAAGAAAAGAGGAAGTACTTTTCAGATATTTTCCTTGAGGTTGAGAAAAGTGATGCTGAGGTTCAG GCTGAGGGCGTGTACAACCAAAGGCTTCAGAATTTGGCTGTAACTCTTGACAAG GTGAGGTATGTTATGAAATGCGCTTTTGGCAACCCCAAGGATGCTCCACCTCCGCTGGAAAGGTTAAGTCCTGAAGAGGCTGTTTCCTTTCTATGGAAGGGAGAAGGATCACTTGTACAGGAGCTTCTTCAGAGCATGGCTCCTCATGTGGAGGAAAACTTGCTAAATGATCTACGGATGAAGATCCTTGCTCGTGATCCATCAGGTTCGGATGACATATGGAAAGAACTTAAGAGATCTTTATTATG GTTGAGAGATGAAGTCCGGAATCTTCCTTGTACATACAAGTCTAGAAACGATGCTGCTGCTGACTTGATCCATATTTATGCTTACACACGGTGTTTTATTAGAATACGG GAATACAAAACTGTAACTTCGCCACCAGTATTCATTAGTCCACTTGACCTAGGCCCCAAGTACACTGAGACGCTGGGATCAGGTTTTCAGGAGTATTGCAAGATGTATGGGGAGAATTATTGTTTAGGGCAGCTGATTTTTTGGTATAGCCAGACTAGTGCAGAGCCGGATTGTAGCCTGGCAAGAGCAAGTAGGGGTTGCTTGTCGTTACCAGACTTCAGTTCCTTCTATGCCAAGGTTCAGAAACCTTCACGACAGCGTGTTTATGGCCCAAGAACAGTAAAGTTTATGCTAGCGAGGATG GAGAAGCAGCCGCAGAGACCTTGGCCTAAGGATCGAATATGGTCGTTCAGTAACTCTCCAAAAGTTATCGCCAGTCCGATGCTAGACGCTGTTGTGAATAAATCTCATTTGGACAGGGAGATGGTGCATTGGTTAAAGCACAGACCCGCGATATTTCAGGCTATGTGGGATCGATGA
- the LOC126609897 gene encoding uncharacterized protein LOC126609897, translating to MIATPRAPRVPSLRLPRNVPLIIYSHIRTGTLLRGEREMDETETELRRAIRSLSGRADGGGEKATACVTTGWDEEEATFNAIMSSGITFQSFLPTTTSAPHHLQSPMLPSPPSLKPLPYSDFAQDTFTNVSPATAAALDYSQVLRLAKHEPISNYQDYFPTPTFYDYPPDLNLLPTTHFSPPPPRHLQHHDNESNHYSSIFQHLPDLLPLDPSNYFPCSSSSSSPYKRPRFVGSHHFCYPSASFAAAVATQHFHPHPPLPHFNNAPLFPPLNNYGFRTSSASQSSSHANAPTPPPPPAPQVKTKRRITTPSPSLPGSALARERRQRLSDKTRCLQKLLPWDKKMDSATTYGEAYKYIQFLQAQLSALQTMPVLTPPTTSFATSSVGGKLERLSRNQLLQVLLNSPSAQTVMYSRGCCVFSVEQLDQISRRFSHKMGSSTASKSSPPSP from the coding sequence ATGATCGCCACTCCCCGGGCGCCACGTGTCCCTTCCCTACGCCTTCCTCGTAACGTCCCTCTGATCATATATTCTCACATTCGCACAGGAACACTgttgagaggagagagagaaatggatgAGACTGAGACAGAGCTGCGGAGGGCAATTCGGTCATTGTCGGGCAGAGCTGACGGAGGTGGAGAGAAGGCCACTGCTTGTGTCACTACTGGTTGGGATGAGGAGGAGGCCACCTTCAACGCCATCATGTCCTCCGGTATCACCTTCCAGTCCTTCCTCCCCACCACCACCTCCGCCCCTCACCACCTCCAAAGCCCAATGCTGCCGTCACCCCCGTCTCTAAAACCCCTACCCTACTCCGATTTCGCTCAAGACACATTCACCAATGTTAGCCCCGCCACCGCCGCCGCCTTGGACTACTCCCAAGTCCTGAGGTTGGCTAAACACGAACCAATTTCCAACTACCAAGACTACTTCCCAACCCCAACATTTTACGATTACCCACCTGATCTCAACTTGCTGCCCACCACCCATTTCTCTCCTCCTCCGCCGCGTCATCTCCAGCACCACGACAATGAATCCAACCACTACTCCTCCATCTTCCAGCACTTGCCAGATCTCCTTCCTCTCGACCCATCTAACTATTTCCCatgttcttcatcttcctcatcaCCCTACAAACGCCCCCGATTCGTCGGCTCTCATCACTTCTGCTACCCGTCAGCTTCTTTCGCCGCCGCCGTCGCCACccaacatttccatcctcatcctcctctaCCCCATTTCAACAACGCCCCTCTGTTCCCACCTCTTAACAACTATGGCTTCCGAACCTCCTCTGCTTCTCAATCTTCATCACACGCCAACGCTCCtactccccctcctcctccggCGCCGCAGGTTAAAACTAAGAGAAGGATTACAACCCCATCCCCGTCCCTACCCGGCAGTGCTCTCGCTCGCGAGCGGAGGCAGAGGCTGAGCGACAAGACTCGCTGCCTGCAGAAGCTCCTACCCTGGGACAAGAAAATGGACTCCGCCACCACTTACGGAGAGGCCTACAAGTACATCCAGTTCCTCCAGGCTCAGCTCTCCGCGCTCCAAACCATGCCCGTCCTTACTCCGCCCACCACTTCCTTTGCTACCAGTAGCGTCGGCGGCAAGCTGGAGAGGCTGAGCCGCAACCAGCTTCTGCAGGTTCTGCTCAACTCCCCTTCTGCTCAGACCGTCATGTACTCCCGCGGCTGCTGTGTGTTTTCGGTGGAGCAGTTGGATCAAATCAGCCGCCGATTCAGCCACAAAATGGGGTCCTCCACCGCCTCCAAATCATCTCCACCGTCCCCATAG